From Acidobacteriota bacterium, one genomic window encodes:
- the ndk gene encoding nucleoside-diphosphate kinase: MNQSTLGIVKPDAVKTGSLGPILKRLEAGGLTVAGLKMVHLTRELAQGFYAVHRDRPFFDSLTDFMSEGPCVVMVLKGENAIDRWRALMGATDPGQAGEGTIRKDFGQNIERNAVHGSDSPESANFEIAYFFNALELSG, from the coding sequence ATGAACCAGTCCACTCTGGGCATCGTCAAGCCGGACGCGGTGAAGACCGGGTCGCTGGGCCCCATTCTGAAACGGCTCGAGGCAGGCGGCCTGACCGTCGCCGGCTTGAAGATGGTGCACCTGACCCGCGAGCTGGCGCAGGGATTCTACGCAGTGCACCGCGACCGCCCCTTCTTCGACAGTTTGACGGACTTCATGTCCGAGGGGCCGTGCGTAGTCATGGTTCTCAAGGGGGAAAACGCCATCGATCGCTGGCGGGCCCTGATGGGCGCCACCGACCCGGGCCAGGCCGGCGAGGGCACGATCCGCAAGGACTTCGGCCAGAACATCGAACGCAACGCCGTTCACGGCTCCGACAGTCCCGAATCGGCAAACTTCGAGATCGCTTACTTCTTCAACGCTCTGGAACTCTCCGGGTAG
- a CDS encoding SAM-dependent methyltransferase, with translation MSSGETMTFARFMEFCLYDPQTGYYRRGAKVFGPRGDFYTSPYTHPLFARILGDALAGYLSRLDGDGPLDLIELGAGEGILGKGVLDRLANRHPGIFARVRYRGVEFGDAGLPDRIHGAVFSNELFDALPVHRVRVSQSELKEIFVRLGEPVAEVEGELSDPRIPEYMRLGFPRWREGYVYEANLRMVEVLEDLDRRIHRGFVLTLDYGFEASEYEAMDRRDGTLLCYHRHRVHSDPYINLGRQDLTSHVNFRVFRKTAARLGWTNRPLRSQRRFLMKWGLEARLLEEERRGILRAERVEDRLGIKALLAPGGISDTLKVQVQAVRLPAAGGSFGASRI, from the coding sequence ATGTCTTCCGGCGAAACCATGACCTTCGCCCGGTTCATGGAGTTCTGCCTCTATGATCCGCAAACAGGCTACTACCGCCGTGGGGCCAAGGTCTTCGGTCCCCGCGGAGACTTCTACACGTCTCCCTATACCCATCCCCTGTTCGCCCGGATCCTGGGAGACGCCCTGGCCGGGTATCTCTCCCGCCTGGACGGGGATGGACCCTTGGACCTCATCGAACTGGGCGCCGGCGAGGGGATTCTGGGAAAGGGCGTTCTGGACCGGCTGGCGAACCGGCATCCCGGGATCTTCGCCCGCGTCCGATACCGGGGCGTGGAGTTTGGAGACGCCGGCCTGCCGGACCGAATCCACGGCGCCGTCTTCTCCAACGAACTCTTCGACGCGCTGCCCGTGCACCGGGTGCGGGTGTCCCAATCCGAATTGAAGGAGATCTTCGTCCGCCTGGGCGAGCCTGTTGCCGAGGTGGAGGGAGAACTCTCCGACCCGCGCATTCCGGAGTACATGCGGCTCGGATTCCCCCGTTGGCGCGAGGGATACGTCTACGAGGCGAATCTCCGGATGGTGGAGGTCCTGGAAGACCTGGACCGCCGCATCCATCGGGGTTTCGTCCTCACCCTGGATTACGGATTCGAGGCGTCCGAATACGAGGCCATGGACCGGAGGGACGGCACGTTGCTCTGCTACCATCGCCACCGGGTTCATTCCGACCCCTACATCAATCTGGGCCGCCAGGACCTGACCTCCCACGTCAATTTTCGAGTGTTCCGCAAGACGGCTGCGCGCCTGGGCTGGACCAACCGTCCGCTTCGAAGCCAGCGCCGGTTCCTGATGAAATGGGGCCTGGAGGCCCGCTTGCTGGAAGAGGAGAGGAGGGGCATTCTGCGGGCGGAAAGAGTGGAGGATCGGCTCGGAATCAAGGCCCTTCTGGCGCCGGGGGGAATCTCCGATACACTCAAGGTGCAGGTGCAGGCGGTCCGCCTCCCGGCGGCAGGCGGCAGCTTCGGAGCAAGCCGGATCTGA
- a CDS encoding DUF2905 domain-containing protein, with the protein MFQDLGKVLIFLGLALAAAGLLLTWMPSLRLGRLPGDLHIRRENWSLHFPVVTCLLVSVALTLVYWLIQWFRR; encoded by the coding sequence ATGTTCCAAGACCTGGGAAAAGTCCTGATCTTCCTGGGACTGGCCCTGGCGGCGGCCGGATTGTTGCTGACCTGGATGCCGTCGCTGAGGCTGGGACGCCTTCCGGGGGACTTGCACATCCGGCGGGAAAACTGGAGCCTGCACTTTCCCGTCGTCACCTGCCTGCTGGTCAGCGTCGCCCTGACTCTCGTCTACTGGCTGATCCAGTGGTTCCGGCGCTAG
- the eutB gene encoding ethanolamine ammonia-lyase subunit EutB — MPSQVRTPESRFDDSSALRRRPETESFSPEFPTRLTSPRRSFLSRLLAGTSLWVVGAGARAVRKAGVATSASDRDEGIFAYIARLKGRFDPALYRQLLGAANEFKEGDQAIGVAAPDEQARARARALLANTRVGDLIARPVFEDSVSSYIDTVVDREITRTVAGWTLGDLKRFLLRKEEAAIKDIMPGLPSDIIGCVVKLMSNEELIAVGRKVFNPLPHSNLGAKGYMGARIQPNSPTDNVDDIRWQVFDGWSYAVGDVVLGTNPVSSEVASVASIQRALAEILEVFGLEDALPHCVLSHVDVQAEVERRDPGSTAIWFQSLGGVTDANTTFDLSVEKMVSHAERRTGKYGFYFETGQGADATNGHGKGFDMVLHETRKYGFARALVHEVAKAQRSAGRTPAPWLHLNDVAGFIGPEIFRTREQLVRCCLEDTVMGKLHGLPIGLDICSTLHMDIDLDDLNWCIERVMPANPAYLMALPTKNDPMLSYLTTGFLDHVRVREKFGFKVNDVMWRFFQALKVIDAEGRPTEHFGQPTWVYLQYLRAKGDRRPDREILAEGRRRIAEVRKRGVFIAEGHGKNPWDPEPRLRQRVRYLYRDSKKCIRAELPKDFETRLPSAIMVKSRSRDRNDYILHPPTGEELDAASTSAIRRLAKARGDRYDVQLVISDGLNAYSLTDDGHLNPYLAALRTRLEAVGHDLAPEHIVVRNGRVRAGYRIGEMLFGNLRETGRRRAILHVIGERPGSGHHAFSVYMTRSPVRTWARAGVTDHNITKVVSGIADTALDPVTAAADTVRILSRTA; from the coding sequence ATGCCTTCCCAAGTCCGGACCCCCGAATCCCGTTTTGATGACTCCTCCGCACTACGGCGGCGGCCGGAAACCGAATCGTTCTCCCCGGAGTTTCCAACCCGCCTGACCTCCCCTCGCCGATCCTTCCTTTCGCGCCTGCTTGCGGGAACCTCGCTCTGGGTCGTTGGAGCGGGCGCCAGAGCCGTCCGCAAGGCCGGGGTTGCAACTTCCGCCTCCGATCGCGACGAGGGCATCTTTGCCTACATCGCGCGCTTGAAAGGCCGGTTCGACCCGGCGCTCTACCGGCAACTGCTGGGGGCCGCCAATGAATTCAAGGAAGGAGACCAGGCCATCGGCGTGGCCGCACCGGACGAGCAGGCGCGAGCCCGGGCCCGGGCCCTGCTGGCCAACACTCGCGTCGGCGATCTGATCGCCCGTCCGGTCTTCGAAGACTCCGTTTCGTCGTACATCGACACCGTGGTTGACCGCGAGATCACCCGAACCGTCGCCGGCTGGACGCTGGGCGACCTGAAACGTTTCCTGCTCCGGAAAGAGGAAGCTGCCATCAAGGACATCATGCCCGGTCTGCCCAGCGACATCATCGGGTGCGTGGTCAAGTTGATGAGCAACGAGGAACTGATCGCGGTGGGACGGAAGGTCTTCAATCCGCTGCCCCATTCCAACCTCGGCGCCAAAGGGTACATGGGCGCCCGGATTCAGCCGAACTCGCCCACGGACAACGTCGACGACATCCGATGGCAGGTCTTCGACGGGTGGTCGTACGCCGTCGGAGACGTGGTGCTGGGAACCAACCCGGTCTCCAGCGAAGTCGCTTCTGTCGCCTCCATTCAACGCGCTCTGGCTGAAATCCTGGAGGTGTTCGGCCTGGAAGACGCGTTGCCCCATTGCGTCCTCTCCCACGTCGACGTGCAGGCCGAGGTGGAACGGCGGGACCCCGGGTCCACCGCGATCTGGTTCCAGAGCCTCGGCGGCGTCACGGACGCCAATACGACCTTCGACCTCTCGGTCGAGAAGATGGTGTCCCACGCCGAGCGGAGGACCGGGAAGTACGGCTTCTACTTCGAGACGGGACAAGGCGCCGATGCCACCAACGGTCACGGCAAAGGCTTCGACATGGTGCTGCACGAAACGCGCAAGTACGGGTTCGCCCGGGCCCTGGTTCACGAGGTGGCCAAGGCGCAGCGCAGCGCCGGCCGGACGCCGGCGCCCTGGCTGCACCTGAACGACGTGGCCGGATTCATCGGGCCGGAGATCTTCAGGACCCGTGAGCAGCTCGTTCGCTGCTGCCTGGAGGACACGGTCATGGGCAAGCTTCACGGTTTGCCCATCGGCCTCGACATCTGCTCGACCCTCCACATGGACATCGACCTGGACGACCTGAACTGGTGCATCGAACGGGTGATGCCCGCCAACCCAGCCTATCTGATGGCGCTGCCCACCAAGAACGATCCCATGCTGAGTTACCTGACCACCGGTTTCCTGGATCACGTCCGTGTCCGCGAGAAGTTCGGGTTCAAGGTCAACGACGTGATGTGGCGTTTCTTCCAGGCCCTGAAGGTGATCGACGCGGAGGGAAGGCCCACGGAGCATTTCGGCCAACCCACGTGGGTCTATCTCCAGTACCTGCGGGCCAAGGGCGACCGGCGCCCGGACCGGGAGATCCTGGCCGAGGGCAGGCGCCGGATTGCGGAGGTGCGGAAACGCGGCGTGTTCATCGCGGAGGGGCACGGGAAGAACCCCTGGGATCCGGAGCCCCGGCTCCGGCAACGAGTCCGCTATCTCTACCGGGATTCCAAGAAGTGCATCCGGGCCGAACTGCCCAAGGACTTCGAAACCCGGCTCCCCTCGGCGATCATGGTGAAAAGCCGGTCCAGGGACCGGAACGACTACATCCTGCATCCCCCCACCGGAGAGGAACTGGACGCCGCCTCGACCTCGGCCATTCGCCGTCTGGCCAAAGCCCGCGGGGACCGCTACGACGTGCAGCTCGTCATCTCCGACGGCTTGAACGCCTACTCGCTCACCGACGACGGCCATCTGAATCCCTACCTGGCGGCTCTTCGGACCCGCCTCGAAGCCGTCGGCCACGATTTGGCGCCGGAGCACATCGTGGTGCGGAACGGACGGGTCCGCGCCGGCTACCGCATCGGCGAAATGCTCTTCGGGAATCTTCGCGAGACCGGCCGCAGACGCGCGATCCTCCACGTCATCGGCGAGAGGCCCGGATCGGGACACCACGCCTTCTCCGTCTACATGACCCGTTCGCCGGTCCGCACCTGGGCCCGTGCCGGGGTCACCGACCACAACATCACCAAGGTGGTTTCCGGAATCGCGGACACGGCATTGGATCCGGTGACGGCGGCCGCCGACACGGTGAGGATCCTGTCACGGACAGCGTAG
- the der gene encoding ribosome biogenesis GTPase Der, producing MQRSRFRVAIVGRPNVGKSTLFNRLTGTRRALVDRRPGMTRDRICGMAEWSGRTFEVMDTGGITPGDREHIPEQVLRQVEVAIGEADLILLVVDVRDGLQPLDESLSSMLRARGREPVLVVNKVETLRMETEALQFHSLGLRHLFPVSAEHNLQMESLIGEILTRLPDAAPGASKADEIRVAIVGRPNVGKSSLLNRIVGEERSIVTSIPGTTRDAVDTLVRVGAQAYRFVDTAGIRRKSKTVEIAEKLSVVMARKNLERADVALLVLDASEPPTTLDAIIGRYAQDAGVSILIAVNKSDLMPSDPETRAAMTAAYRDRMPALVFAPLAFVSAKTGSGVSKIFSRVDRAYEGRMIRVGTAELNVYLERYVAAALTPEGSARKSRLKYACQVATAPPTFVFFTRGSGKLDLPTRRHLARRLREKYHFHATPIRILQRSGKRRRELS from the coding sequence ATGCAGCGTAGCCGTTTCCGAGTGGCCATCGTGGGGCGGCCCAACGTCGGGAAATCCACACTTTTCAATCGGCTGACCGGGACCCGCCGAGCCTTGGTGGACCGCCGTCCGGGAATGACCCGGGACCGGATCTGCGGGATGGCCGAATGGAGCGGCCGGACTTTCGAGGTCATGGACACGGGCGGCATCACGCCGGGGGACCGGGAACATATTCCCGAGCAGGTTCTCCGGCAGGTGGAGGTCGCCATCGGGGAAGCGGACCTCATCCTCCTGGTGGTCGACGTGCGCGACGGTCTGCAGCCCCTGGACGAGAGTCTGAGCTCCATGCTGAGAGCCCGTGGCCGGGAGCCGGTGCTGGTGGTGAACAAGGTGGAGACTCTCCGCATGGAAACGGAGGCGCTCCAGTTCCATTCCCTGGGACTGAGGCATCTGTTTCCGGTTTCCGCCGAGCACAACCTTCAAATGGAGTCCTTGATCGGGGAGATCCTGACCCGCCTGCCCGACGCGGCTCCCGGCGCCTCCAAAGCCGACGAGATCCGGGTCGCCATCGTGGGGCGTCCCAACGTGGGCAAGTCTTCTCTGCTGAACCGGATCGTGGGTGAGGAACGCTCGATCGTGACCTCGATTCCGGGCACGACCCGAGACGCCGTGGACACGCTGGTTCGCGTGGGGGCTCAGGCGTACCGGTTCGTGGACACCGCGGGAATTCGCAGAAAGAGCAAGACGGTGGAGATCGCCGAAAAGCTGAGCGTGGTCATGGCTCGCAAGAACCTGGAACGGGCCGACGTGGCGCTCCTGGTGCTGGATGCCTCCGAACCTCCCACCACTCTCGACGCAATCATCGGCAGGTACGCCCAGGACGCGGGCGTCTCCATTCTGATTGCGGTCAACAAGTCCGACCTGATGCCCTCCGATCCGGAAACTCGCGCCGCCATGACCGCGGCCTACCGGGACCGGATGCCGGCCCTGGTCTTCGCGCCGCTGGCCTTCGTGTCGGCCAAGACGGGAAGCGGCGTCTCCAAGATCTTCTCCCGGGTGGACCGGGCCTACGAGGGCCGGATGATCCGGGTCGGAACTGCCGAGCTGAACGTCTACCTGGAACGGTACGTGGCCGCGGCTCTGACTCCCGAGGGAAGCGCCCGGAAATCGCGCTTGAAGTACGCCTGTCAAGTGGCGACGGCGCCTCCCACCTTCGTCTTTTTCACGCGGGGATCCGGAAAGCTGGATCTTCCCACCCGCCGGCATCTGGCCCGGCGGCTTCGGGAGAAATACCATTTTCACGCCACGCCGATCCGGATCCTCCAACGCAGCGGAAAGAGGAGGCGGGAGCTGTCTTGA
- the sucD gene encoding succinate--CoA ligase subunit alpha, which translates to MSIWVDSTTRVVVQGITGREGSFHAAQCRSYGTQVVAGVTPGKGGSRHDGLPVYNTVREAAVREGANASVIFVPPPFAADAILEAADAGLELVVCITEGIPARDMLQVCNFVRGGKTRLIGPNCPGIISPGQCKIGIMPGHIHRPGRVGCISRSGTLTYEAVDQLTSRGIGQSTCIGIGGDPLIGTGFIDALEAFEKDPDTDGVVLIGEIGGSAEEEAAEYIRDHFRKPVVGFIAGQTAPPGRRMGHAGAIISQGKGTAAEKMETMRRCGVRVLESPARIGAAMEEALG; encoded by the coding sequence GTGTCAATCTGGGTGGATTCGACGACCCGAGTCGTGGTTCAGGGCATCACGGGCCGTGAGGGCAGCTTTCACGCGGCCCAGTGCCGCAGCTACGGCACCCAGGTGGTCGCCGGCGTCACTCCCGGCAAGGGAGGATCCCGGCACGACGGCCTTCCCGTCTACAACACGGTCCGGGAAGCCGCCGTCCGGGAGGGAGCCAACGCCAGCGTCATCTTCGTGCCGCCCCCCTTTGCGGCAGACGCCATTCTGGAGGCGGCCGACGCCGGCCTGGAACTGGTGGTCTGCATCACCGAGGGGATCCCGGCGCGGGACATGCTGCAGGTCTGCAACTTCGTCAGAGGCGGAAAGACGCGCCTCATCGGTCCCAACTGCCCCGGCATCATCTCTCCCGGCCAGTGCAAGATCGGGATCATGCCGGGGCACATCCACCGTCCCGGAAGGGTGGGATGCATTTCCCGGAGCGGCACCCTGACCTATGAGGCGGTGGACCAGCTCACCTCCCGGGGCATCGGGCAGAGCACCTGCATCGGGATCGGAGGCGATCCACTCATCGGGACCGGTTTCATCGACGCCCTGGAAGCCTTCGAAAAGGATCCGGATACGGACGGGGTGGTCCTGATCGGAGAAATCGGCGGCAGCGCGGAAGAAGAAGCGGCGGAGTACATCCGGGACCACTTCCGGAAACCGGTGGTCGGTTTCATCGCCGGGCAGACGGCGCCTCCGGGCCGCCGCATGGGCCACGCCGGCGCCATCATCTCCCAGGGCAAGGGAACGGCGGCGGAAAAGATGGAGACGATGCGGCGGTGCGGCGTTCGCGTGTTGGAGAGTCCGGCCCGGATCGGCGCCGCCATGGAGGAAGCCCTGGGATGA
- a CDS encoding HU family DNA-binding protein — protein MVKADLARAVYETHGGLTHQESKEVVKLIFDSIKSELLRGENVKLSGFGSFRVISLKPRIGRNPQTRAQMRLGPSRRVTFRPSRLINV, from the coding sequence ATGGTCAAAGCGGATCTGGCGCGCGCTGTCTACGAGACCCACGGCGGTTTGACTCATCAGGAGTCGAAGGAGGTGGTCAAGCTCATCTTCGACAGCATCAAGTCGGAACTGCTACGTGGAGAGAATGTGAAATTGTCCGGTTTCGGTTCGTTCCGCGTCATTTCACTGAAGCCTCGAATCGGCCGCAATCCCCAGACTCGAGCCCAGATGCGGCTGGGGCCGAGCCGGCGCGTGACGTTTCGCCCCTCTCGCCTGATCAACGTGTGA
- a CDS encoding YpdA family putative bacillithiol disulfide reductase, whose product MSQLLDLIIIGAGPAGLACAIEARKRGLDFWVVERGCLVNSIYRYPVNMTFFTTADLLEIGDVPMIISADKPKRVDGLKYYRRVVEHYQLPIRDYEEVLTVQGSLGNFMVNTRDRLGNSHGYHTRRIVVATGYYDNPNLLGIPGEDLPKVSHYYTDPHPYYGKNVAIIGGNNSAAEAALELFRSGSNVTLIHRGERMGSKIKYWVLPDIENRIKNGEIPALLSSRVVEIRPRKIVVDTPGGIVELDNDFVLAMTGYHPDSDFLRQMGIRVESETHIPDHDPETLETNVAGIYLAGSICAGKMTNRIFIENGRFHGGQIFRHWEFPAPAATAD is encoded by the coding sequence GTGAGTCAACTACTGGACCTGATCATCATAGGAGCCGGACCCGCGGGTCTGGCCTGCGCCATCGAAGCCCGGAAACGGGGTCTGGACTTCTGGGTGGTGGAGCGAGGCTGCCTCGTCAACTCCATTTACAGATATCCGGTCAACATGACCTTTTTCACCACCGCCGATCTCCTGGAAATCGGCGACGTGCCCATGATCATCTCCGCCGACAAGCCCAAGCGGGTCGACGGCCTCAAGTACTATCGCCGCGTCGTGGAGCACTACCAGCTTCCCATTCGGGACTACGAGGAGGTTCTCACCGTCCAGGGAAGTCTGGGGAACTTCATGGTGAATACCCGGGACCGGCTGGGAAACTCGCACGGCTATCACACCCGCCGGATCGTAGTGGCCACGGGCTACTACGACAATCCCAACCTGCTGGGAATTCCCGGAGAGGACCTGCCCAAAGTCAGCCACTACTACACCGATCCCCACCCCTACTACGGCAAGAACGTGGCCATCATCGGGGGGAACAACTCCGCCGCCGAGGCGGCCTTGGAACTGTTCCGCAGCGGATCGAACGTGACGTTGATTCACCGGGGCGAGCGCATGGGAAGCAAGATCAAGTATTGGGTCCTTCCCGACATCGAGAACCGGATCAAGAACGGAGAGATCCCGGCTCTCCTGTCCAGCCGCGTGGTGGAGATCCGGCCCCGGAAGATCGTGGTCGACACGCCGGGCGGAATCGTGGAGCTGGACAACGACTTCGTCCTGGCCATGACCGGCTACCACCCCGACTCCGATTTCTTGCGGCAGATGGGAATCCGGGTCGAATCCGAGACCCACATTCCCGACCATGACCCCGAGACCCTGGAAACCAACGTCGCCGGCATCTATCTGGCCGGTTCCATCTGCGCCGGCAAGATGACGAACCGCATCTTCATCGAGAACGGACGCTTCCACGGCGGCCAGATCTTCCGCCATTGGGAGTTTCCCGCACCGGCGGCGACGGCGGACTGA
- the sucC gene encoding ADP-forming succinate--CoA ligase subunit beta — MKIHEFQAKEILARYGVRIPRGKVTQSPAEAFEIARSLGGVVAVKAQVHAGGRGKGGGVKIVRSPEEAERSTRAMLGTRLVTPQTGPEGTLVRQVLIEEGLDIRREFYLGMVIDRSRERAVLMASTEGGMEIEEVAQTTPELILKEQVDPALGLQGFQGRNLAYGLGLEKKAVGRAAGFMKALSEAFAATDASLVEINPLVLTGDGDFYALDAKMNFDDNALYRHPELRELRDYHEEEPLEILAHRSGLNYIKLDGNVGCMVNGAGLAMATMDIIKLAGGNPANFLDVGGGASVQQVKTAFEILISDPSVRSVLINIFGGIMRCDTLAEGVVQAAREVGVGVPVVVRLEGTNVERGREILRDSGLDFEVAYGMQDAAEKVCRLAGEAAPSTENN, encoded by the coding sequence ATGAAAATTCACGAGTTCCAGGCCAAGGAGATTCTGGCCCGGTACGGAGTCAGGATTCCCCGGGGAAAGGTCACCCAGAGTCCCGCCGAAGCCTTCGAGATCGCACGGTCCCTGGGAGGGGTCGTAGCGGTCAAGGCCCAGGTCCATGCCGGGGGCCGCGGCAAGGGGGGAGGCGTCAAGATCGTCCGCTCTCCGGAAGAGGCGGAGCGGAGCACCCGGGCGATGCTGGGGACCCGGCTCGTGACTCCGCAGACCGGCCCGGAGGGGACCCTGGTGCGCCAGGTCTTGATCGAGGAGGGTTTGGACATCCGGCGGGAGTTCTACCTGGGCATGGTCATCGACCGGAGCCGGGAGCGTGCGGTGCTCATGGCCAGCACCGAAGGGGGCATGGAAATCGAGGAGGTGGCCCAGACGACTCCCGAACTGATCCTGAAGGAGCAGGTGGACCCGGCCTTGGGACTCCAGGGTTTCCAGGGAAGGAATCTGGCCTACGGTCTCGGCCTGGAGAAGAAGGCCGTGGGCCGGGCCGCCGGGTTCATGAAGGCACTCTCCGAGGCCTTTGCCGCGACCGACGCCTCGCTGGTGGAGATCAACCCGCTGGTGCTGACCGGTGACGGCGATTTCTACGCTCTGGACGCCAAGATGAACTTCGACGACAACGCCCTCTACCGGCATCCGGAGCTGCGGGAGCTGCGCGACTATCACGAGGAGGAGCCGCTGGAGATCCTGGCCCACCGTTCCGGCCTGAACTACATCAAGCTGGACGGGAACGTGGGCTGCATGGTCAACGGCGCCGGTCTGGCCATGGCCACCATGGACATCATCAAGTTGGCCGGCGGCAACCCGGCCAACTTTCTGGACGTGGGGGGCGGAGCCAGCGTGCAGCAGGTGAAGACGGCGTTCGAGATCCTGATTTCCGACCCCAGCGTCCGCTCCGTGCTGATCAACATTTTCGGTGGAATCATGCGCTGCGACACGCTGGCCGAGGGCGTGGTCCAAGCCGCGCGGGAAGTGGGTGTCGGCGTTCCGGTGGTGGTGCGGCTGGAGGGGACCAACGTCGAGCGAGGCCGGGAAATCCTCCGCGACTCGGGTCTGGATTTCGAAGTCGCGTATGGAATGCAGGATGCAGCCGAGAAGGTCTGTCGCCTGGCCGGCGAGGCTGCCCCGTCAACGGAGAATAATTGA
- a CDS encoding MerR family transcriptional regulator yields the protein MARKGKLFYKIGEVCKICDVPAHVLRYWETEFPRLSPNKNRSGQRIFREKDVRLVAEIKRLLYEEGYTIAGARKQLRRNGANLRKTPLFSKAGADSSKILLAQIRGELQELMTLLDQDLPSANRRPANRKQPGGRGENGE from the coding sequence ATGGCCAGGAAAGGCAAGCTCTTCTACAAGATCGGGGAAGTCTGCAAGATCTGCGACGTTCCCGCTCACGTCCTGCGTTACTGGGAGACCGAATTTCCGCGGCTGTCCCCCAACAAGAACCGCTCCGGGCAACGCATCTTTCGGGAGAAAGACGTGCGACTGGTGGCCGAAATCAAGCGGCTGCTGTACGAAGAGGGCTACACCATCGCCGGGGCCCGCAAGCAGCTCCGCCGAAACGGCGCCAACTTGCGGAAGACGCCGTTGTTCTCCAAGGCCGGGGCCGATTCTTCCAAGATACTCCTGGCCCAGATCCGGGGCGAGCTTCAGGAACTGATGACGCTTCTGGACCAGGATCTTCCCTCCGCCAACAGGCGACCGGCAAATCGGAAACAGCCCGGCGGGCGCGGCGAAAACGGCGAATAG